Proteins found in one Dermacentor silvarum isolate Dsil-2018 chromosome 8, BIME_Dsil_1.4, whole genome shotgun sequence genomic segment:
- the LOC125947823 gene encoding uncharacterized protein LOC125947823, with protein MVSSYVSFRTRLRPSRGNRTAFPSNVRGFLVPLRYPEQTTRAAVRYPLTASEVFGCLAFSWPTRNKDTRRLPGTRCVLATSGNSRDEFVLLHETATGEPQTRQPGARHPTRHRHPEPCIRAAASRQRQSPEQTTVLPAPDHPHPTSGLRTSATWKQHILVLRPIVLRHFGGLSNTSREDTTIMKTSYTQKRTPNKQIFPE; from the exons ATGGTGTCCAGCTACGTGTCATTTCGAACGCGACTGCGGCCTTCTCGCGGCAACAGAACCGCTTTTCCGAGCAACGTCCGTGGCTTTCTGGTGCCCCTCCGCTACCCCGAGCAGACGACCAGGGCCGCCGTCCGCTACCCGTTGACTGCAAGCGAGGTCTTTGGTTGTCTGGCATTCTCCTGGCCTACCAGGAACAAGGATACAAGGCGACTTCCTGGGACGCGCTGCGTTCTAGCGACGTCCGGCAACTCCAGGGACGAGTTTGTGCTGCTCCATGAGACAGCCACTGGGGAGCCCCAGACCCGACAACCGGGTGCACGCCACCCGACACGCCACCGGCATCCTGAGCCATGCATACGGGCCGCTGCTAGCAGGCAGCGCCAG AGCCCCGAACAGACTACAGTCCTTCCTGCTCCAGACCACCCGCATCCCACTTCAGGTCTTCGAACGTCTGCTACGTGGAAGCAACATATCTTGGTTTTGAGGCCCATTGTGCTTAGGCACTTCGGCGGCCTTAGCAACACTTCCAGGGAAGACACCACAATTATGAAGACTTCTTACAC